One window from the genome of Saimiri boliviensis isolate mSaiBol1 chromosome 2, mSaiBol1.pri, whole genome shotgun sequence encodes:
- the EIF5 gene encoding eukaryotic translation initiation factor 5, with translation MSVNVNRSVSDQFYRYKMPRLIAKVEGKGNGIKTVIVNMVDVAKALNRPPTYPTKYFGCELGAQTQFDVKNDRYIVNGSHEANKLQDMLDGFIKKFVLCPECENPETDLHVNPKKQTIGNSCKACGYRGMLDTHHKLCTFILKNPPENSDSGTGKKEKEKKNRKGKDKENGSVSSSETPPPPPPNEISPPPHTVEEEEDDDWGEDTTEEAQRRRMDEISDHAKVLTLSDDLERTVEERVNILFDFVKKKKEEGIIDSSDKEIVAEAERLDVKAMGPLVLTEVLFNEKIREQIKKYRRHFLRFCHNNKKAQRYLLHGLECVVAMHQAQLISRIPHILKEMYDADLLEEEVIISWSEKASKKYVSKELAKEIRVKAEPFIKWLKEAEEESSGGEEEDEDENIEVVYSKTASVPKVETVKSDNKDDDIDIDAI, from the exons ATGTCTGTCAACGTCAACCGCAGCGTGTCAGACCAGTTCTATCGCTACAAGATGCCCCGTCTGATTGCCAAG gttGAGGGCAAAGGAAATGGAATCAAGACAGTTATAGTCAACATGGTTGACGTTGCCAAGGCGCTTAATCGGCCTCCAACGT ATCCCACCAAATATTTTGGTTGTGAGCTGGGAGCACAGACCCAGTTTGATGTTAAGAATGACCGTTACATTGTCAATGGATCTCATGAGGCGAATAAGCTGCAAGACATGTTGGAtggattcattaaaaaatttgttctCTGTCCTGAATGTGAGAATCCTGAAACAGATCTG cATGTAAATCCAAAGAAGCAAACAATAGGTAATTCTTGTAAAGCCTGTGGCTATCGAGGCATGCTTGACACACATCATAAACTCTGCACATTCATTCTCAAAAACCCACCTG agaatAGTGACAGTggtacaggaaagaaagaaaaggagaagaaaaatagaaagggcaaagacaaggaaaatggCTCCGTATCCAGCAGTgagacaccaccaccaccaccgccaaaTGAAATTAGTCCTCCTCCACATACAGTG gaagaagaggaagatgacGATTGGGGAGAAGATACAACTGAGGAAGCTCAAAGACGTCGAATGGATGAAATCAGTGACCATGCAAAAGTTCTGACTCTCagtgatgatttggaaagaacaGTTGAGGAGCGGGTCAATATCTTGTTTGATTTTGTTAAG aagaagaaagaagagggtaTTATTGATTCATCTGACAAAGAAATTGTTGCTGAAGCAGAAAGACTAGATGTAAAAGCCATGGGCCCTCTTGTTCTGACTGAAGTTCTTTTTAATGAGAAGATCAGAGAACAGATTAAGAAATATAGGCGCCATTTCCTACGA TTTtgtcacaacaacaaaaaagctcaGCGGTACCTCCTTCATGGTTTGGAGTGTGTGGTAGCAATGCATCAAGCTCAGCTTATCTCCAGGATTCCACATATCTTGAAGGAGATGTATGATGCAGACCTTTTAGAAGAAGAGGTCATCATCAGCTGGTCGGAAAAG GCCTCTAAGAAATATGTTTCCAAAGAACTTGCCAAAGAGATTCGTGTCAAAGCAGAACCATTTATAAAATGGttgaaggaggcagaggaagaatcTTCTGGTGGtgaggaagaagatgaagatgagaaCATTGAG GTGGTGTATTCGAAGACTGCCAGTGTACCGAAAGTTGAAACCGTGAAGTCCGACAACAAGGATGACGACATTGATATTGATGCCATTTAA